The Candidatus Hydrogenedentota bacterium genomic sequence GGACACACCCATGGATATCTTTCCGGTTTGACTTGGGGCGGGCGCACCCGCAGTTGTGGCTCGGCTTGGGGGAGGCCGTGTCCAAGTGCGAGCACATCTCGCGCGTTCCGCTCCGCCCCTCCACGGCGGAGACCCTTCACAGGATTTACCTTGCGAAGGGGGTCGCCGCCACCACGGCCATAGAGGGAAACACCCTCTCGGAGGCCGAAGTGCTCAGGATGGTCGAAGGGGAGCGGCCTGTTGCCCCCTCGAAGCAATACCTGGGACAGGAGGTGGACAACGTCATTGCGGTCTGCAACTCCATCGGCCGGGACGTTGCGGAGGGCACGCTGCCCAGCCTGACCCTGGAGCTGCTCTGCGGCTATAACCGCAAACTGCTGAACGCGCTTCCCGCGGGCGAGGGGGTGGTGCCGGGGGAAATGCGAACCCATTCCGTGGTGGTGGGCAGCGTGTACCGGGGCGCTCCGGCGAACGACTGCGCGTACCTGGTGGACCGCCTTTGCTCGTGGCTGGACGGCCCCGATTTCGAGGCGCCTCCCGGGCTGGAGACGGTGTATGCCGTCATCAAGGCCGTGGTCGCGCACCTGTATCTCGCCTGGATACACCCCTTCGGCGACGGCAATGGCCGCGTGGCGCGGCTGCTTGAGTTCCATATCCTGCTTGCGGCGGGCATCCCCTCGCCGGCGGCACACCTGCTGAGCAACCACTACAACCAAACCCGGAGCGAGTACTACAGGCAGTTGGAGTATGCCAGCAAGTCGGGGGGGGACATCCTTCCTTTTCTGGCGTATGCGGTCCAGGGGTTTGTGGACGGACTGCGGGAGCAGCTTGAGTACATTTGGACGCAGCAATGGGACGTGGTGTGGCGGAACTACGTCCATGAGGCCTTCAAGAACAAGACCGGGGAAAGCCAGGACCGCCAGCGAAAGCTGGTGCTGGATTTGGGCGCCCACGAGGAATGGATTGACGTGGGAAAGGTGGTCGAGCTCACGCCGCGATTGGCCAAGGCCTATGCGAAGAAGACAACGAAGACTGCGCAGCGCGATTTGAACGCCCTGGTTAAGATGAATCTCGTGGAGCGCAAGGGAAAGCGTGTTCGCGCGCGGCGTGAAGTCATCCGTCAGTTTCTGCCGCTGCGGAGCCAGAACAAGCCCCCATCAGGAACGAAGGAAGACTGACCCTTTGCTGGGGGCGAGAAATCTCCGCTCAGTGCGCCGCAGCGCCCCCGCTCCTCATCACTGGGTTCTGGGGCTTTTCAAAATGAACTGTGGCCGTTTGCGGGCGTCCGCGTCCCCCGGCGCGCGCGGCGGCGGTCTTCCTCCTCTTCCCATGACTCCCATGCTTCCCATAACTCCCATCCCTTCTCCCCCGTTGATTTTCTGCGCCGTCTTCTTCATCATGTCCCTGCGCCGGGTCTGCCGGCGTGAGAAGGAGACGGCGCATGTGTCTTAAGAGGTTCGTTTTCGCGGCCGCGGCGCTGGGGCTG encodes the following:
- a CDS encoding Fic family protein, giving the protein MRTYERTHPWISFRFDLGRAHPQLWLGLGEAVSKCEHISRVPLRPSTAETLHRIYLAKGVAATTAIEGNTLSEAEVLRMVEGERPVAPSKQYLGQEVDNVIAVCNSIGRDVAEGTLPSLTLELLCGYNRKLLNALPAGEGVVPGEMRTHSVVVGSVYRGAPANDCAYLVDRLCSWLDGPDFEAPPGLETVYAVIKAVVAHLYLAWIHPFGDGNGRVARLLEFHILLAAGIPSPAAHLLSNHYNQTRSEYYRQLEYASKSGGDILPFLAYAVQGFVDGLREQLEYIWTQQWDVVWRNYVHEAFKNKTGESQDRQRKLVLDLGAHEEWIDVGKVVELTPRLAKAYAKKTTKTAQRDLNALVKMNLVERKGKRVRARREVIRQFLPLRSQNKPPSGTKED